A genomic stretch from Methanomassiliicoccales archaeon includes:
- a CDS encoding fumarate hydratase C-terminal domain-containing protein, whose product MILSTPLSEELVRSLRVGDTVRLNGIIYTGRDEVHRRALEMHERGEKLPVDLKGAALFHCGPIMKNEGSEWKVLAAGPTTSARMNALEPKFIEIFGVRAIIGKGGMSRQTVDAMKRFGCVYLAVTGGAAVTTAKSIKKVVGVEWFDLGMPEALWIFEVKDFGPLIVAIDTNGESLYEQVERNVMSNLLAVRQMLGLKRE is encoded by the coding sequence ATGATTCTCAGCACCCCGCTTTCTGAAGAGCTCGTGAGGTCGCTTAGGGTTGGTGATACGGTCAGACTCAATGGCATCATTTATACGGGGAGGGACGAGGTGCATCGTCGTGCGCTCGAAATGCACGAACGGGGAGAAAAGCTTCCAGTGGATCTGAAAGGTGCGGCGCTTTTTCATTGTGGGCCGATTATGAAGAATGAAGGTAGCGAATGGAAAGTTCTCGCCGCTGGTCCAACGACGAGTGCAAGGATGAACGCGCTCGAACCGAAGTTCATTGAGATTTTTGGGGTGAGAGCGATCATCGGAAAGGGGGGAATGTCAAGGCAAACCGTCGATGCGATGAAGCGTTTCGGCTGCGTTTACCTCGCCGTCACGGGTGGCGCCGCTGTTACGACGGCGAAAAGTATCAAGAAGGTTGTCGGTGTTGAATGGTTCGACTTAGGAATGCCAGAAGCACTATGGATCTTTGAGGTGAAAGACTTCGGACCGCTCATCGTCGCGATCGATACAAACGGTGAGAGTCTTTACGAACAGGTCGAGAGAAATGTGATGAGTAATCTTCTCGCAGTACGACAGATGCTAGGTCTCAAAAGAGAATGA
- a CDS encoding carboxypeptidase regulatory-like domain-containing protein, translating into MRNLSAFLLAAILISFLLSPISIQSVAQEGNEVYVRGFVFNERGAPLAGVNVTAINTTTNSVFFSVSNISGEYNLSLPSGTYNISASLTNYTANITYYNIIIDPSHLPILNFTMSEILGTLTGYVTNGTAPVPGATVHLRSSKNNYTGVSTSPLGEYTISGIAPGIYIAYAEKQGYWTSYFNEPVVIIRGKKTVLNFTLVEQPAKLYGRVYFGDSPVAGVQVVLQSQSFSASTTTDANGNYTLSNVPAGTYSLTFRKQGYQEKTVQITLSPFEEKRYDFSIEREAIEESSGFIPGFDLPHSLMVVALSVAIIILIISLFIRFKIVQNPELMAQEEPEIEEKEKEEAEEEK; encoded by the coding sequence ATGAGAAACCTTTCTGCCTTTCTGCTCGCCGCTATCCTAATCTCCTTTCTTTTATCGCCAATCTCTATTCAATCGGTTGCGCAGGAGGGCAACGAAGTTTATGTCAGAGGGTTTGTTTTCAACGAAAGGGGCGCGCCACTTGCTGGGGTCAACGTAACTGCGATCAACACGACGACAAACTCCGTGTTTTTTTCCGTCTCAAATATTTCCGGCGAATACAACTTATCACTTCCTTCCGGCACTTACAACATTTCAGCCTCGTTGACAAATTACACGGCAAATATCACCTATTACAACATTATCATCGACCCGTCACATCTTCCAATTCTCAATTTTACGATGTCCGAGATCCTTGGAACTTTAACAGGTTACGTGACAAACGGGACAGCGCCAGTACCGGGAGCGACCGTCCACCTGCGAAGCTCTAAAAATAATTACACAGGTGTTTCGACGAGTCCGCTTGGCGAGTATACCATCAGTGGGATTGCGCCAGGGATCTATATCGCTTATGCGGAGAAACAAGGATACTGGACTTCATACTTTAACGAGCCAGTCGTCATCATCAGAGGGAAGAAGACAGTCCTCAATTTCACCCTCGTCGAGCAACCTGCGAAGCTCTATGGACGAGTTTATTTCGGGGATAGTCCAGTTGCTGGTGTACAAGTAGTGTTGCAATCGCAGTCTTTTTCAGCTTCAACGACAACAGATGCAAACGGCAATTACACACTATCAAACGTTCCAGCTGGAACGTATTCCCTCACGTTCAGAAAACAGGGATATCAAGAAAAGACTGTTCAGATTACCCTTTCACCATTCGAGGAAAAACGCTACGATTTTTCCATTGAAAGAGAGGCGATCGAGGAAAGCAGTGGATTCATTCCAGGCTTCGATCTCCCGCATTCCCTGATGGTCGTCGCTCTTTCCGTCGCGATCATCATACTGATCATATCCTTATTTATCCGATTCAAGATCGTCCAGAATCCCGAATTGATGGCTCAAGAAGAGCCTGAAATCGAGGAGAAAGAGAAAGAAGAAGCTGAAGAAGAGAAATGA